In Promicromonospora sp. Populi, one genomic interval encodes:
- a CDS encoding ATP-binding protein yields the protein MAVSRNPFKPSAGATPPHLVGRDDQIAAVADGIDEGPGSPGRLTIFTGARGVGKTTLLNAVDDVALERGWLFVDETATAGLMGRLDEHVSHMLEEPRPRPKRRVTGIDLPGPLGGVSTALTPELSAGMRRKLNALLDDLEHHDSGLLLTVDEVHVSVPDMREIAALAQHMVREQRQFALVMAGLPSAVSDLLSDDVLTFLRRADKHVLGDVSIDEVHDALVATFEENGRAMTTEASELAPRRRLAIRS from the coding sequence ATGGCGGTGTCGAGGAACCCGTTCAAGCCGTCGGCCGGCGCCACCCCGCCTCATCTGGTCGGGCGTGACGACCAGATAGCCGCGGTGGCCGACGGGATCGACGAAGGGCCCGGATCGCCGGGGCGGCTCACCATCTTCACGGGTGCCCGTGGTGTGGGCAAGACCACCTTGCTGAACGCCGTCGATGACGTAGCCCTCGAGCGCGGTTGGCTGTTCGTCGACGAGACGGCGACTGCGGGCCTGATGGGACGGCTCGATGAGCACGTCAGTCACATGCTGGAGGAGCCCCGGCCGCGACCGAAGCGGAGAGTGACGGGGATAGACCTGCCAGGACCTCTGGGGGGCGTGTCCACCGCGCTTACGCCTGAGCTGTCCGCCGGGATGAGGCGCAAGCTGAACGCGCTCCTCGACGACTTGGAGCACCACGACTCGGGTTTGTTGCTCACGGTCGACGAGGTGCACGTCTCCGTACCGGATATGCGTGAGATCGCCGCTCTGGCCCAGCACATGGTCCGGGAGCAGCGTCAGTTCGCGCTGGTGATGGCAGGGCTGCCGTCTGCCGTGTCCGACCTGCTGTCCGACGATGTCCTCACGTTCCTCAGGCGGGCCGACAAGCATGTTCTGGGCGATGTGAGCATCGATGAGGTGCACGACGCCTTGGTCGCGACGTTCGAGGAGAATGGGCGAGCGATGACAACTGAGGCGAGCGAGCTCGCGCCGAGGCGACGTTTGGCTATCCGTTCCTGA
- a CDS encoding alpha/beta hydrolase, with amino-acid sequence MFFRTVAASAVILVALAITGAVAGPAWEPEPVTAHLRLGSESTAIGGTSAGAGEPGDYEVRETAVTIPLADGLEVGGLLREPVDADGSGPDAEHPGIVFIHGAGTGKAVDAFTLAATALASAGITTLVPDKRLDNYSTRHRDYEAMARDYEHSVGFLRDVPGVDPDDVGLYAESEGAWVSPVMMVNDPRLAFQILVSAPVVPPRQQAAYAVDNYLRNTDVPAGVFRAIPRAVGMKVPGGGFEYADFDVRPWLREQQDPILAVFGTNDASMPLEQGTRELIADADDVTVRFYERANHGINVETPQGLVLHPDFATDVADWVLGLPGTASAAPQIAGAQPRQLYLAAPVPQPQWYGDGDWLVGVVITAGALLVAGPLLVGGAALAGSLARRRSGRLGARLAPGLRGPLAGLGVGAVVTTAGLVVYLAAVARLALDYERNALVVQGGWIAVRLLGIVTVVAAALLLNRVRDLRGRVVQPAGVGPETHRHGAAVVVLRTGFWAIVLGATVLLVTLAYWGAYQLGI; translated from the coding sequence GTGTTCTTTCGGACGGTCGCCGCATCTGCAGTGATTCTTGTCGCGCTCGCGATTACCGGCGCGGTCGCGGGCCCGGCCTGGGAGCCGGAACCGGTGACGGCGCACCTGCGCCTCGGGTCGGAGTCGACGGCGATCGGCGGCACCTCGGCCGGGGCCGGTGAGCCGGGCGACTACGAGGTCCGCGAGACCGCGGTGACCATCCCGCTCGCCGACGGGCTGGAGGTGGGCGGGCTCCTCAGGGAGCCGGTCGACGCCGACGGCTCCGGCCCCGACGCCGAGCACCCCGGGATCGTGTTCATCCATGGCGCCGGCACCGGCAAGGCCGTCGACGCGTTCACGCTGGCCGCCACCGCGCTGGCGAGCGCCGGGATCACCACGCTGGTGCCGGACAAGCGGCTGGACAACTACTCCACCCGGCACCGGGACTACGAGGCCATGGCGCGCGACTACGAGCACTCGGTGGGCTTCCTGCGCGACGTCCCGGGCGTCGACCCGGACGACGTGGGCCTGTACGCGGAGTCGGAGGGCGCGTGGGTGTCACCCGTGATGATGGTGAACGACCCGCGGCTCGCGTTCCAGATCCTGGTCTCCGCCCCGGTCGTGCCGCCTCGGCAGCAGGCCGCGTACGCCGTCGACAACTACCTGCGCAACACGGACGTGCCGGCCGGGGTGTTCCGCGCGATCCCGCGCGCGGTGGGGATGAAGGTGCCGGGCGGGGGCTTCGAGTACGCGGACTTCGACGTGCGGCCTTGGCTGCGGGAGCAGCAGGACCCGATCCTCGCCGTCTTCGGCACGAACGACGCCTCGATGCCGCTCGAACAGGGCACGCGGGAGCTCATCGCCGACGCCGACGACGTGACCGTCCGGTTCTACGAGCGCGCGAACCACGGCATCAACGTGGAGACGCCGCAGGGCCTGGTGCTGCACCCCGACTTCGCGACCGACGTCGCCGACTGGGTGCTCGGGCTGCCCGGTACGGCGTCCGCCGCGCCGCAGATCGCCGGGGCCCAACCTCGCCAGCTCTACCTCGCGGCGCCCGTGCCGCAGCCGCAGTGGTACGGCGACGGCGACTGGCTGGTCGGGGTGGTAATCACCGCCGGCGCGCTGCTGGTCGCGGGTCCGCTGCTGGTCGGCGGGGCGGCCTTGGCCGGCAGTCTTGCCCGACGTCGGTCCGGCCGCCTGGGCGCCCGCCTTGCGCCCGGCCTGCGCGGACCCCTGGCGGGGCTGGGGGTCGGCGCCGTCGTGACGACCGCCGGACTTGTTGTGTACCTCGCGGCCGTCGCGCGCCTGGCCCTGGACTACGAGCGGAACGCCCTGGTGGTGCAGGGCGGTTGGATCGCTGTCCGGCTGCTCGGGATCGTGACCGTCGTCGCGGCGGCACTGCTCCTGAACCGGGTCCGGGACCTGCGGGGACGGGTGGTGCAGCCCGCGGGGGTCGGCCCCGAGACGCACCGCCACGGCG
- a CDS encoding cytochrome P450: METVAARTAPVELTRLTGLTPLSATTGGADSQEIYNVLRARWGVVAPVELEPGVPAWLVMGHAEICDISRNETRFSRDPRNWRWHYDSLLSERSALLAISPREPRSSSYHHDGETRRRLRKPLDDGLATLPEKAVVAQVEEVSMRLIDDLGTDGEADLVPAWAKKVGFLTITSLFGFDQETADQMMVDSGHIIDHTGEAAQARERMGRSLMAHVLSRRASGGADLTAAFVQHRNFENDREIADSMAVPLIAASEFLTAWIALTLRLLLTDKRFAARWTGGRIALDEVLDEVLWREAPAANTPLPRYAMQDVVLDGKLVRKGDPLIMAVAAANQDPRVHTGDSWDEVGNRAHLAWGVGPHRCPASRQARIIARVAINRLLSELDLELAVEDHDLAWVPSPWVRHPQGLPVRYRRARSTGSEM, encoded by the coding sequence ATGGAGACAGTGGCCGCTAGGACGGCACCCGTCGAGCTCACGCGCCTGACCGGGCTCACGCCCCTGTCGGCGACGACGGGGGGCGCGGACTCGCAGGAGATCTACAACGTGCTGCGGGCCCGATGGGGCGTCGTCGCGCCCGTCGAGCTGGAGCCGGGTGTGCCGGCGTGGCTCGTGATGGGGCATGCCGAGATCTGCGACATCTCCCGGAACGAGACGCGGTTCTCCCGCGACCCGCGCAACTGGCGCTGGCACTACGACTCGCTGCTGTCGGAACGGTCGGCCCTGCTCGCGATCTCGCCGCGCGAACCGCGCAGCTCCTCCTACCATCACGACGGCGAGACGCGGCGCCGGCTCCGCAAGCCCCTGGACGATGGGCTGGCGACGCTGCCCGAGAAGGCGGTGGTGGCCCAGGTCGAGGAGGTCAGCATGCGGCTGATCGACGACCTCGGGACCGACGGCGAGGCGGACCTCGTCCCGGCCTGGGCCAAGAAGGTCGGCTTCCTCACCATCACGTCGCTCTTCGGGTTCGACCAGGAGACCGCGGACCAGATGATGGTCGACTCGGGGCACATCATCGACCACACGGGTGAGGCTGCGCAGGCGCGCGAGCGCATGGGCCGCAGCCTCATGGCGCACGTCCTCAGCCGGCGCGCCTCGGGCGGGGCCGACCTGACCGCCGCCTTTGTGCAGCACCGGAACTTCGAGAACGACCGCGAGATCGCCGACTCCATGGCGGTGCCGCTCATCGCCGCGAGCGAGTTCCTCACGGCGTGGATCGCGCTGACCCTGCGGCTGCTGCTCACGGACAAGCGGTTTGCGGCGCGCTGGACCGGCGGCCGGATCGCGCTGGACGAGGTGCTGGACGAGGTGCTCTGGCGCGAGGCACCTGCCGCGAACACGCCGCTGCCCCGGTACGCGATGCAGGACGTGGTGCTGGACGGAAAGCTGGTCCGCAAGGGCGATCCCCTGATCATGGCCGTGGCCGCGGCGAACCAGGACCCCCGGGTGCACACCGGGGACAGCTGGGACGAGGTCGGCAACCGGGCCCACCTCGCCTGGGGCGTAGGCCCGCACCGCTGCCCGGCGTCGCGGCAGGCGCGGATCATCGCGCGGGTAGCGATCAACCGGCTCCTGTCCGAGCTGGACCTTGAGCTCGCGGTCGAGGACCACGATCTCGCCTGGGTCCCGTCGCCCTGGGTGCGCCACCCGCAGGGCCTGCCCGTCCGCTACCGGCGCGCCCGCTCCACCGGCTCCGAGATGTGA